Proteins from one Mycobacterium sp. SMC-2 genomic window:
- a CDS encoding DUF2637 domain-containing protein has product MASDSVRDVLSDTDRQTHRRAVRFFWVVLIGASAASIAGNALHAIVEADHVAPALAAAVATAPPLVLLGSTEGLSLLIKVHRRPTLTFWVALIMTLLLGVGAFRLSFDALCSLAIRCGIRPSLAWLWPLIIDVTTAQATVALVALARLQHSLAQVPSALDETVERWLSETDVLLGHASAGDGDGDMVPVEAAQKLLSIPRSDAVVPAQERHARAVRTVMASKRTKQPAEVIDAVLRRHADGQRPGEISDELKLHHTTVNRILATGLHSAAV; this is encoded by the coding sequence ATGGCCAGCGACAGCGTTCGTGACGTTCTTAGCGACACCGATCGGCAAACGCATCGTCGCGCAGTGCGTTTCTTCTGGGTGGTGTTGATAGGAGCAAGCGCGGCCTCGATTGCCGGCAACGCGTTGCACGCGATCGTGGAGGCCGACCACGTCGCACCGGCGCTGGCGGCCGCGGTGGCAACTGCCCCTCCTCTGGTGTTGCTGGGTTCCACGGAGGGACTCTCGCTGCTGATTAAGGTGCATCGCCGCCCGACCCTGACCTTTTGGGTGGCGCTCATCATGACGCTGTTACTGGGTGTGGGTGCGTTTCGCCTGTCCTTTGATGCGTTGTGCAGTTTGGCCATTCGATGCGGTATCCGTCCGAGCCTGGCCTGGTTGTGGCCATTGATTATTGACGTCACGACCGCCCAGGCTACCGTCGCGCTGGTGGCGCTGGCCCGTCTGCAGCATAGCCTCGCGCAGGTACCGTCAGCCCTTGACGAGACGGTCGAGAGGTGGTTGTCGGAGACAGATGTGCTGCTGGGTCATGCATCAGCAGGTGACGGTGATGGCGATATGGTGCCCGTTGAGGCGGCGCAAAAGCTGCTATCGATTCCCAGATCGGATGCCGTTGTGCCCGCCCAAGAGCGCCATGCCCGCGCAGTACGCACGGTCATGGCGTCCAAACGAACCAAGCAGCCCGCAGAAGTCATCGACGCTGTTCTGCGCCGCCACGCTGACGGGCAACGGCCCGGCGAGATCTCCGACGAACTCAAGCTGCACCACACCACGGTGAACCGGATCCTCGCGACGGGGCTGCACTCAGCAGCGGTCTAA
- the eccD gene encoding type VII secretion integral membrane protein EccD, whose translation MTTANSVQQAPEVPRLCKVHLLVGDDTLIDYVLPAGVALIAVIEDLIPRVNAILKDRGRPLLDDTLTYQLCRADATPLDSQRSLDDSRVYDGDLLCLLPADATERFAPVVEEVSTALARSARQQFATVDLSVARRVAGGLFAALVAWAEVMLAQLWWRQHGWLPAAVSWGLAAVFLVSARAATRARDEQRRRSADFLVWSALICAGAGAAMSVPGPPEGWHVVAATSTVLAGVAALTMLTGRYLGVFAGMAALGLSGGAVAVIHASGWKVLPAHLAVVFLVVDLVLVTFATSIGIMGAGVPGPWFPSVTNRGVFETREGAALNTVSPVERPGEETVEQIATWARRGTAIVTGLLAGGAVVLVVAARYAVMPETGGGWRFLAFTLGICAIFLLRARSFVDRTQSVTLVVGAVVALAVVIGRYASAPNPASPTVTLVCVAAALILGALGLFGALVVPKARISAPVNRGVEVCEYILLIFVVPWAIWLLNLLWVVRNAVHGS comes from the coding sequence GCTGCCCGCAGGGGTGGCGTTGATTGCGGTGATCGAGGACCTCATCCCGCGGGTCAACGCGATTCTCAAAGATCGCGGGCGCCCACTTCTTGATGACACGTTGACTTATCAACTGTGCCGCGCAGATGCGACCCCGCTCGATTCGCAGCGGTCCCTGGATGACAGCCGGGTCTATGACGGAGATTTGTTGTGCTTGTTGCCAGCTGACGCCACCGAACGGTTCGCACCGGTGGTCGAGGAGGTGTCGACGGCGTTGGCTCGTTCAGCGCGCCAACAGTTCGCCACGGTCGATCTGTCGGTCGCACGTCGTGTAGCTGGGGGGTTGTTTGCGGCGCTGGTGGCGTGGGCCGAGGTGATGTTGGCGCAGCTGTGGTGGCGGCAGCATGGGTGGCTGCCCGCAGCGGTGTCGTGGGGATTAGCGGCCGTGTTCTTGGTGTCGGCGAGGGCCGCGACGCGGGCGCGTGATGAGCAGCGACGCCGATCAGCGGACTTCCTGGTGTGGTCGGCGCTGATTTGTGCCGGTGCAGGCGCGGCGATGTCGGTGCCGGGACCGCCCGAGGGTTGGCATGTGGTGGCTGCGACGTCCACGGTGTTAGCCGGTGTGGCGGCATTGACGATGCTGACGGGCCGCTATCTGGGCGTGTTCGCCGGCATGGCTGCGCTCGGGTTGTCTGGAGGCGCGGTGGCCGTGATCCACGCCAGCGGTTGGAAAGTGCTGCCAGCGCATCTGGCGGTGGTCTTTTTGGTGGTGGATCTGGTGCTCGTGACGTTTGCCACCAGCATCGGCATCATGGGGGCCGGAGTGCCCGGACCATGGTTTCCTTCGGTCACCAACCGCGGGGTGTTTGAGACTCGAGAAGGCGCTGCCCTCAACACTGTGTCGCCGGTGGAGCGCCCGGGCGAGGAAACCGTTGAGCAGATCGCGACGTGGGCTCGCCGCGGCACCGCCATCGTGACGGGGCTCTTGGCCGGCGGGGCTGTTGTGTTAGTTGTGGCCGCACGCTATGCGGTGATGCCCGAAACTGGCGGCGGGTGGCGGTTTTTGGCATTCACGTTGGGGATTTGCGCAATCTTTCTGCTGCGGGCCCGCTCGTTTGTCGATCGCACTCAATCGGTGACACTGGTCGTGGGCGCAGTCGTTGCGCTCGCGGTTGTGATCGGTCGATACGCAAGCGCACCCAATCCGGCGTCGCCTACTGTCACGCTGGTATGCGTTGCTGCAGCGCTGATTTTGGGAGCACTGGGACTGTTTGGGGCGCTGGTAGTACCTAAAGCGCGCATCAGTGCACCGGTAAACCGCGGGGTCGAGGTCTGCGAGTACATTCTCCTGATTTTCGTTGTGCCATGGGCGATTTGGTTGCTGAACCTGCTGTGGGTGGTGCGAAACGCGGTGCACGGGTCATGA
- the eccE gene encoding type VII secretion protein EccE translates to MRQRFVSARVAPRTVVTGEMVAGLVALALSTTLDSWPVAVAAGAALALLICVVTFRGRTVWQWVWRVMSWTRRRVRKLRPLQPVDVTLNEHTVGEHKVGVVIDGHTVCTMISVLGKPYIPTLLHADHTKTLNTVPISVIAQEMQRCGLSVDVDIVCEGSRTARDNYAELYEAALRGLPAAGQRSVTLVVRFDTRSDRVLPALLWRRDTIGAAVAASQRITRALCQANCRARLLTAEQMNEAVTASLGGPENATASYQDRWTNLQRGGKAYVTAYFFSAADVRSAELDDVWAYQSDHTTLVIALHSAPTGVRASALVRLTTVQPLASSPRLVLNPMAGRQWEALALTLPGRRRLSLPSTPVTAELNTAVVAGASGVLLGELRDAMLLMPMSDPAAPTRIAIQANDDQTIKRLIRRAAAAGEQVAVYDPTGRWTMTSASPRIWTTRDMTAQPPRPPTMVIHNGRVNNYPAARTSITVGDVPASAAADIRIEQRDERITVKTQRFRTTLRPVTFRNEDAYLR, encoded by the coding sequence ATGAGGCAGCGGTTTGTTTCGGCCCGTGTGGCGCCTCGCACCGTGGTTACTGGCGAAATGGTCGCTGGCCTGGTTGCGCTGGCACTGAGCACCACGCTGGATTCGTGGCCGGTCGCGGTGGCCGCCGGAGCCGCACTGGCATTGCTGATCTGTGTGGTGACCTTCCGTGGGCGCACGGTGTGGCAGTGGGTGTGGCGGGTCATGTCCTGGACGCGTCGTCGGGTGCGTAAGCTGCGGCCGCTTCAACCGGTCGACGTCACCCTCAACGAACACACGGTCGGCGAGCACAAGGTAGGGGTGGTGATCGACGGGCACACCGTGTGCACGATGATCTCGGTGCTGGGCAAGCCCTACATCCCCACCCTGTTGCATGCCGATCACACCAAAACGCTTAATACGGTGCCGATCAGCGTGATTGCACAGGAGATGCAGCGCTGCGGATTGAGCGTCGACGTCGACATCGTCTGCGAGGGCAGCCGCACGGCCAGAGACAACTATGCCGAGCTGTATGAGGCGGCACTGCGAGGTCTGCCGGCGGCCGGGCAACGCAGCGTGACACTGGTTGTCCGCTTCGACACGCGCAGCGACCGAGTGCTGCCTGCACTGTTGTGGCGGCGTGACACGATCGGGGCGGCGGTAGCTGCTTCCCAGCGCATCACCAGAGCGCTGTGCCAAGCGAATTGTCGTGCACGGCTTTTGACCGCAGAACAGATGAACGAAGCGGTTACGGCCAGCCTCGGTGGGCCCGAGAACGCGACAGCTTCTTACCAGGACCGCTGGACGAATCTGCAGCGCGGCGGGAAAGCCTATGTCACAGCGTATTTCTTCAGCGCTGCAGATGTGCGCTCTGCCGAACTCGACGACGTATGGGCCTACCAGAGCGATCACACAACGTTGGTAATCGCGTTGCATAGCGCCCCCACCGGCGTGCGGGCTTCCGCACTGGTTCGGCTGACCACCGTGCAACCGCTTGCCAGCTCGCCGCGGCTGGTGCTGAACCCGATGGCGGGCAGACAGTGGGAAGCGTTGGCGTTGACCCTGCCCGGGCGCAGGCGACTGAGCTTGCCATCGACACCCGTCACTGCCGAACTCAACACAGCAGTCGTAGCCGGCGCATCGGGTGTGCTGCTGGGCGAATTGCGTGACGCAATGCTGCTGATGCCGATGTCAGATCCCGCGGCCCCCACCCGAATTGCTATTCAAGCCAATGATGACCAGACGATCAAACGGCTGATACGGCGGGCTGCCGCAGCAGGCGAACAGGTCGCCGTGTACGACCCCACGGGGCGTTGGACAATGACGTCGGCGTCCCCACGGATCTGGACGACGCGCGACATGACAGCCCAACCACCTCGGCCTCCGACGATGGTGATACACAACGGCCGCGTCAACAACTACCCAGCTGCGCGCACATCCATCACGGTCGGCGATGTGCCCGCCAGTGCTGCCGCCGATATCCGCATCGAACAACGTGACGAGCGAATCACCGTGAAAACACAGCGCTTTCGTACCACGCTGAGGCCCGTGACATTTCGCAACGAGGACGCGTATTTGCGGTGA
- a CDS encoding S8 family serine peptidase, which yields MTQTVAPPPPPPPPPPDQPSWAGMPPPPATFGAGRGPVPLEPPPGGGPDGLIGIAPDAVLLSIRQTAQTFGLVDPGVSDNPEDVRRAGDINSLARAIVHAANLGVKVINISVVSCISPAKPQDQSALADAVRYAAVDRDVVIVTAAGNVHAQGCNGQNPDALPGDPTRGWAAVKTIAIPAWFSDYVLAVSATDSTGVPASGDAASLHGPWVGLAAPGADIVGLSTSGQVINGSVDEDKLHPIAGSSFSSAFVGGVAALVRSKFPNLTAHQVIHRLEATAHPPAGGRDNVVGYGTVDPVAALTWDVPPGDTFAPGIQRGQLKVPAPTPPRDARPGWVAMAITGVAAVSVMGLAVGLTVSRRKEQI from the coding sequence GTGACCCAAACGGTAGCCCCGCCACCACCGCCACCGCCGCCACCGCCGGACCAGCCGTCCTGGGCGGGCATGCCCCCGCCTCCGGCCACCTTCGGAGCTGGGCGCGGGCCGGTGCCGCTAGAACCCCCGCCCGGCGGTGGTCCAGACGGCCTGATTGGTATCGCCCCGGATGCGGTGCTGCTGTCGATACGCCAGACCGCACAAACCTTCGGCCTGGTTGATCCCGGCGTGTCCGACAACCCTGAGGATGTTCGCCGCGCCGGTGACATCAATTCGTTGGCACGCGCGATCGTGCACGCGGCCAATCTGGGCGTCAAAGTGATCAATATCAGTGTGGTGTCGTGCATTTCGCCAGCCAAGCCGCAGGACCAAAGCGCTTTGGCCGACGCGGTGCGTTATGCCGCGGTCGACCGCGACGTGGTCATCGTGACCGCGGCGGGCAATGTTCATGCCCAGGGCTGCAATGGGCAAAACCCGGACGCACTACCGGGGGATCCCACTCGAGGATGGGCGGCAGTGAAAACCATCGCCATACCGGCATGGTTCAGCGACTACGTCTTGGCGGTATCGGCCACCGATTCGACCGGCGTTCCCGCCAGCGGCGACGCCGCCTCGCTGCACGGCCCGTGGGTGGGACTGGCCGCACCGGGAGCCGACATCGTGGGGCTGTCGACCAGCGGGCAAGTGATCAACGGTTCAGTCGATGAGGACAAGCTGCACCCGATTGCTGGTAGCTCGTTTAGCTCGGCGTTCGTTGGGGGAGTGGCGGCTTTGGTGCGCTCCAAATTTCCCAACCTGACTGCGCATCAAGTAATCCACCGGTTAGAGGCCACCGCGCACCCTCCCGCCGGTGGACGTGACAACGTGGTCGGTTATGGGACAGTGGATCCAGTTGCGGCGCTGACCTGGGATGTGCCGCCGGGAGACACGTTTGCCCCTGGGATTCAGCGCGGCCAGTTGAAGGTGCCGGCCCCGACCCCGCCACGCGATGCACGTCCGGGCTGGGTCGCGATGGCCATCACCGGTGTGGCCGCCGTCAGCGTCATGGGACTGGCTGTGGGCCTGACGGTCTCGCGCCGGAAGGAGCAAATATGA
- a CDS encoding type IV secretory system conjugative DNA transfer family protein, with protein sequence MANGPYSPYCGLTYNRDNVAVRAATPPHILVSAPTRTGKTRRILAPAALVHPGPEVLVSSKPDLAELVLTRRNLGITGVIDLRPEHTEVWPAGVRRMVTDPTRTITSAHEALTVAETMLATSGVGFSGAGGNAVAAGGLWESQAAPPLACLLYAASPLGNCLGMPWVLDAVQDFGIDDGSGESEGDQPIPELGRPSWLTAYGLCEQPKLTAPLYAVIAGMDSRLRDSIKITVSKAVTPWLRLGLSVDEGAPYLSAVDRISMESFDVRMLDEPDATLFVIAPNTGSVAGAAVALIDSIIRHFRRKTANHQLTHRLLLELDEVCNACPLPDLLTYVGESAGLGVNILATVQASSHFDVVYGAKCAEALRDMFPGTLIMYGAHERHLLEQASHWLGETTRRTETYEYTGGSRSQSSQFGQSIGWQELLPQNREEAQLLQRGTAGERVLIPDWSEFLDIFDQAVQRRLKKAR encoded by the coding sequence GTGGCCAACGGACCGTACAGCCCGTACTGCGGACTCACCTACAATCGCGACAACGTTGCCGTGCGCGCGGCGACACCACCGCATATCCTGGTGAGCGCGCCGACACGTACGGGCAAGACACGCAGAATTTTGGCGCCGGCGGCGCTCGTGCATCCGGGGCCCGAAGTCTTGGTGTCGTCGAAACCCGACCTGGCAGAGCTTGTTTTGACGCGGCGTAACCTGGGGATCACGGGCGTGATCGATCTGCGCCCTGAGCACACCGAGGTCTGGCCCGCGGGGGTTAGGCGTATGGTCACTGACCCGACCCGCACGATCACGAGCGCCCATGAAGCATTGACGGTGGCTGAGACCATGCTGGCGACCTCGGGCGTGGGCTTTAGTGGAGCTGGTGGTAACGCTGTTGCCGCGGGCGGACTTTGGGAATCTCAGGCTGCGCCGCCGTTGGCGTGTCTGCTTTACGCGGCCAGCCCGTTGGGCAACTGCTTGGGAATGCCCTGGGTACTTGATGCCGTGCAAGATTTCGGTATCGACGACGGGTCGGGCGAGAGCGAGGGTGACCAACCTATCCCCGAGCTGGGTCGTCCGTCGTGGCTGACCGCCTACGGACTTTGCGAGCAACCGAAACTTACGGCCCCGCTGTATGCCGTGATCGCCGGGATGGACTCGCGGCTGCGTGACAGCATCAAGATCACGGTGTCCAAGGCTGTAACACCGTGGCTGCGGTTGGGTTTGAGCGTCGACGAGGGAGCACCTTACTTGAGTGCGGTCGATCGCATCAGTATGGAGTCATTTGACGTCCGCATGCTTGATGAGCCCGACGCCACGCTTTTTGTGATCGCCCCGAACACCGGCTCGGTCGCTGGCGCCGCGGTAGCTCTGATCGACTCGATCATCCGCCACTTCCGACGCAAGACGGCCAATCACCAGCTGACTCATCGGCTGCTGCTCGAGCTCGACGAGGTGTGCAACGCCTGCCCGCTGCCCGACCTGTTGACCTACGTCGGCGAGTCCGCAGGGCTAGGTGTCAACATCCTGGCCACGGTGCAGGCGTCGTCGCATTTCGACGTGGTGTACGGCGCAAAATGCGCTGAGGCGCTGCGCGACATGTTCCCCGGCACGCTCATCATGTACGGGGCACACGAACGCCACCTGCTCGAGCAGGCCTCGCACTGGCTGGGGGAAACGACACGTCGCACCGAAACCTACGAGTACACCGGCGGAAGCCGAAGCCAGTCCTCTCAATTCGGGCAGTCGATCGGCTGGCAAGAGCTACTTCCGCAAAATCGCGAAGAAGCCCAGCTGCTGCAACGCGGCACCGCGGGCGAGCGCGTCCTCATTCCGGATTGGAGTGAATTCCTCGACATCTTTGACCAAGCTGTTCAGCGTCGGCTCAAAAAAGCTCGGTGA